A stretch of Coccidioides posadasii str. Silveira chromosome 2, complete sequence DNA encodes these proteins:
- a CDS encoding uncharacterized protein (EggNog:ENOG410PISW~COG:S~TransMembrane:1 (i27-45o)~BUSCO:1146at33183): protein MPGMYEPLRLVSDTYPGVVPGVKAQGVMALLVAVSILWALIWLSYRAYQVCVTPNDVLVDKLGLDIPPTPEVTLEDIGSREIRIAWKYPDLHNSIHKHVIQVNGVRVGESKRSETAVSILNLLPGHIYHLCVIAISAANFQTSSAVLHVRTSLDPSQNEGTGACGGPYIQAYSPRPSSLVSPSAPIMSREHSSGPAQAKRASGGRKVAASTSVPEHTSSHTPCDDGKGTIIEDSEETVEQLAGRLKNLQQENDTLDKQICQEEKEYESLLRELEDQRNELRQRVKEKDEASGDLRKHVNKLESVNRSVQSERSKRERLLQQKEAEKKKRSNDVVRWDEGISEMRKMLETLQNEKAQIEDESEKRIAEYRTKISQEQVEMKTLEDDIKVKGSRIKMLEEERRLLEGGDNEETQELDRLERERDRRWEVKMANLRAQYTSLINVHTQAQQQYYEAQERLKWITTQRSNSAVPYAPVPTMELDLARRANSYRRNRHRSSLTSNVSSPLGYPLADTTFQNPSGYRQLGTASPTVPPTSAFFNINNGMTIPDPTDQMSSIRTEPSNPPMSPRADALLPSDLLGDEDQSPRSPQESTEFPTLPVSAAPFQGLLPTSPSPVSGGSHPPSLFASPRESLVNLPESERKPTQPPVSHAPSDAAQSASRKLSGLFTFNRQRGKTMADGPLLGSLKPGQSQSFPRNMDQDFDPIGTRRRRLSYTGSWANPMATLFPRSSTAVTADSSSDRVPASRKAMIPSFFTTGKFSSTLGKSESSSGYNQFSPTHDPIDPSIFGAVRRDSLSPRPASTYSFDKFLPRPNSDAQPFGWPPSEMHRNSPLNVDWSTPGGAWSRSQSRRPSFQLGSSNHLPLTMPPSDMDFLEAPYEPQRPVQAPIGTRPSSSHRPMTPKLNPAAPSFKTLFNKKSEKSKGKDPDTSKGRDELPLEDTSPVESRRSKDARSIRTSAAESHESLERISSGAPSEAISTKESFIQKITRKGSSSKFNMPWKDRASLFSKRGDSATQVDVEDDGTSEIQLGKSIDSAVSSTPSVEKSSKSGFNLSFRRKPKKSERATGESSERASENGDDDVFEDV, encoded by the exons ATGCCGGGGATGTATGAACCATTGCGCCTTGTCTCCGACACCTATCCTGGTGTCGTTCCCGGGGTAAAAGCCCAGGGTGTCATGGCCCTGCTCGTCGCTGTGTCTATCCTCTGGGCGTTAATATG GCTGTCTTACCGCGCTTACCAGGTCTGTGTGACTCCGAATGATGTTCTTGTCGATAAGCTTGGATTAGACATCCCTCCAACCCCAGAGGTGACGCTGGAAGATATCGGTAGTCGAGAGATTCGTATTGCGTGGAAGTATCCAGATTTGCATAATTCGATTCATAAGCATGTCATTCAGGTGAATGGAGTTCGAG TTGGCGAATCGAAACGTTCCGAAACCGCGGTTTCTATTTTAAACCTTCTCCCAGGACATATTTATCATCTTTGCGTTATTGCGATTAGTGCCGCTAATTTTCAGACCTCGAGTGCCGTGCTGCACGTCCGGACGAGTCTCGATCCCTCTCAGAATGAAGGCACCGGTGCCTGTGGTGGGCCGTACATTCAGGCCTATTCGCCTCGACCGTCGTCGCTCGTATCACCATCAGCTCCGATCATGTCGCGAGAACACAGTAGCGGGCCTGCCCAGGCGAAACGCGCCAGCGGTGGAAGAAAAGTCGCAGCTTCAACTTCAGTCCCTGAACATACGTCATCACATACCCCATGTGATGATGGCAAAGGGACTATCATCGAAGACTCGGAGGAAACTGTTGAACAACTTGCTGGGCGTCTCAAAAACCTGCAGCAGGAAAATGATACTTTGGACAAACAAATatgtcaagaagaaaaggaataTGAATCCTTACTACGGGAACTCGAAGACCAGCGAAATGAGTTACGGCAGCGAGTCAAGGAGAAGGATGAAGCCAGTGGCGATCTTCGGAAACATGTTAATAAACTAGAGAGTGTCAACCGCAGCGTTCAAAGTGAGCGAAGTAAACGGGAGAGGCTGCTTCAACAGAAAGAGgctgagaagaagaagcgcTCCAACGATGTTGTACGATGGGACGAAGGAATCTCTGAAATGAGGAAAATGCTGGAAACATTGCAGAATGAAAAAGCACAAATTGAAGATGAGTCAGAGAAACGAATTGCCGAATATCGTACCAAAATCTCCCAAGAGCAAGTGGAAATGAAAACTCTCGAAGATGACATCAAAGTCAAAGGCAGTCGAATCAAGATGTTAGAGGAAGAAAGACGACTCCTCGAGGGTGGAGATAACGAGGAAACTCAGGAGTTAGATCGGCTGGAGAGGGAACGCGATCGACGCTGGGAGGTCAAAATGGCTAATCTACGGGCTCAGTATACTTCCTTGATCAATGTCCACACTCAG GCTCAGCAACAATACTATGAGGCGCAAGAACGCCTGAAGTGGATTACAACCCAACGGTCTAATTCAGCTGTACCCTATGCACCAGTTCCAACCATGGAACTGGATTTGGCGAGGAGGGCAAACTCGTATCGGCGGAATCGTCATCGTAGTTCGCTTACGAGTAATGTCTCTTCCCCTCTTGGCTACCCTCTCGCGGATACGACGTTCCAAAACCCGAGCGGCTACAGGCAGCTCGGGACCGCTTCTCCAACAGTCCCGCCAACCTCTGCCTTCTTCAATATCAACAATGGAATGACCATCCCCGATCCCACCGATCAGATGAGCTCGATCCGTACCGAACCAAGCAACCCTCCCATGAGCCCACGAGCAGATGCATTGCTCCCCTCCGATTTACTTGGGGATGAAGACCAATCACCTCGATCTCCTCAAGAATCCACTGAATTTCCCACTCTACCTGTTTCAGCTGCCCCTTTTCAGGGTCTTCTCCCTACGTCGCCATCTCCAGTTTCTGGCGGTAGCCATCCTCCTAGCCTCTTTGCAAGTCCCCGTGAAAGTCTGGTTAATCTTCCCGAAAGCGAACGCAAGCCCACTCAACCACCCGTGTCGCATGCACCATCGGACGCTGCCCAAAGCGCATCACGCAAATTGTCAGGATTGTTCACATTCAATCGGCAGCGCGGTAAAACAATGGCAGATGGGCCTCTCCTGGGCTCCCTCAAGCCTGGACAGAGCCAATCGTTCCCGCGGAATATGGACCAAGATTTTGACCCGATAGGAACCCGTCGTCGACGTTTGAGCTACACAGGTAGCTGGGCAAATCCGATGGCAACACTTTTCCCTCGGAGCTCGACAGCTGTGACTGCCGATAGCTCTTCTGACCGTGTGCCTGCATCGCGAAAAGCCATGATTCCTAGTTTCTTTACAACAGGAAAGTTTTCGTCAACATTGGGTAAATCCGAGTCCAGCTCCGGGTACAACCAATTCAGCCCCACGCATGATCCCATTGATCCATCAATTTTTGGGGCCGTCCGCCGTGATTCACTATCCCCTAGACCAGCTTCAACCTATTCCTTTGATAAATTTCTCCCTCGGCCTAATTCCGATGCTCAACCATTTGGGTGGCCTCCCTCTGAGATGCACAGGAACAGCCCCCTCAACGTGGATTGGTCTACCCCTGGAGGAGCGTGGTCACGTAGTCAGTCGCGACGTCCCTCGTTCCAACTCGGGTCGTCAAACCATCTTCCGCTAACCATGCCACCGTCGGATATGGATTTTTTGGAGGCACCTTATGAGCCACAGCGGCCAGTACAAGCCCCAATTGGAACCCGGCCTTCCTCATCGCATCGGCCAATGACTCCGAAGCTTAACCCCGCTGCACCCTCTTTCAAAACTCTTTTCAATAAGAAATCTGAGAAGTCAAAGGGTAAAGATCCAGATACTTCAAAAGGGCGTGATGAACTGCCACTGGAGGACACGTCTCCCGTGGAATCCCGCCGATCAAAGGACGCAAGGTCCATTCGCACTTCCGCAGCTGAATCGCATGAGTCACTGGAACGTATCTCGTCTGGGGCCCCATCCGAGGCCATCAGTACGAAAGAGTCATTTATCCAAAAGATTACTCGTAAAGGGAGCTCTAGCAAATTTAACATGCCTTGGAAGGATCGAGCTAGTTTGTTTTCTAAAAGGGGCGACTCCGCCACTCAGGTAGACGTGGAGGACGACGGAACGAGTGAAATACAACTCGGAAAAAGCATCGACAGTGCGGTCTCGAGCACGCCATCGGTGGAAAAGTCCAGCAAGAGCGGATTTAACCTCAGTTTCAGACGGAAACCAAAGAAGTCTGAAAGGGCTACGGGCGAGAGCAGCGAGAGGGCCAGTGAGAACGGAGACGACGATGTTTTTGAAGATGTTTGA
- a CDS encoding uncharacterized protein (EggNog:ENOG410PH3E~COG:I), with the protein MKLGEGGEAFFVFETANDVPESLQTSPVVSPAASPKHAPFDGDMSADSEPEFLDLSSSRPSSPRKIDPDPTGAVLRTETDPSILATMSKSLDECQPWLDGSPTPSSEIEAQVHQTRLRAGATADFDAARLSPPPSAFSPEKDSPDSRRSQSPPPVSAQEAYSRAISLSKKLEVSNIPSKVTETGDLMLDMTGYKSSDEDALRAELVARKLLAEELEGNYDIGALIGADEHGNLWIYSSEDAKEAATRRATFNSLPNSHPLAGDAASEPGYHSDSEQTLAMPNQRHHRSQSDAQGGYPTPPQTPAGDAAADDQTRNYAKTLRLTSDQLKALNLKPGANPMSFTVNRATCPATMYLWNYKTPIVISDIDGTITKSDALGHVLNMIGRDWTHVGVAKLYTDIVNNGYNIMYLTSRSTGQADSTRTYLNGIVQEGYKLPKGPVIMSPDRTIAALRREIYLRKPEVFKMACLRDILSLFKGRQNPFYAGFGNRLTDALSYRSVNIPSTRIFTINSDAEVYLDLLSLNKYRSSYVSMRELVDHFFPPVSLLIEEGAEDFTDFRYWRDSPGDLDDFSVTDSDEDGDERDEDDNLESEDDGSDQYEYEDEEQVDGMAESYISRDSLASSDMAESIVESGSESGGDPDSTEVPIQNLNLNNRRH; encoded by the exons ATGAAGCTCGGGGAAGGAGGGGAGGCATTCTTCGTATTCGAGACTGCCAACGATGTCCCCGAATCGCTACAAACGTCGCCTGTTGTGTCACCCGCAGCGAGTCCAAAGCATGCTCCCTTCGACGGAGATATGTCAGCCGACTCCGAGCCCGAATTCCTAGACCTCTCCTCCAGCAGACCGAGTAGCCCGCGAAAGATTGACCCTGACCCTACGGGCGCAGTGTTAAGAACAGAAACTGATCCAT CTATCCTAGCTACGATGTCCAAGTCTCTCGATGAATGCCAGCCATGGTTGGACGGCTCTCCAACGCCATCCTCTGAGATAGAAGCTCAAGTGCATCAGACTCGTCTCAGGGCGGGAGCCACTGCGGATTTCGACGCAGCGCGCCTTTCTCCACCTCCTTCCGCGTTCAGCCCAGAAAAAGACTCCCCCGATTCGCGAAGATCTCAAAGTCCTCCTCCCGTCTCAGCTCAAGAGGCTTATTCTAGAGCTATATCGCTCTCGAAGAAACTTGAAGTTTCGAACATCCCTTCAAAAGTGACCGAAACTGGGGACTTGATGCTTGATATGACAGGATACAAGAGCAGTGATGAGGATGCCTTGCGGGCAGAGTTAGTTGCTCGCAAGCTTCTCGCGGAGGAGCTGGAAGGAAATTATGATATTGGAGCGTTGATAGGCGCTGATGAACATGGAAATCTTTGGATATACAGTAGTGAGGATGCAAAAGAGGCCGCTACTCGTCGCGCAACATTCAACAGTCTTCCGAATAGCCATCCCTTAGCTGGTGACGCAGCGTCAGAACCCGGGTACCATAGCGATAGTGAACAAACTTTGGCAATGCCAAACCAACGGCATCACCGTTCTCAGTCTGACGCACAGGGAGGATATCCAACGCCGCCACAGACACCCGCTGGTGACGCTGCAGCTGACGACCAAACTCGCAATTATGCCAAGACTCTCCGATTGACAAGCGATCAGCTTAAAGCATTGAATCTTAAGCCCGGAGCTAACCCAATGTCATTTACGGTAAATCGGGCCACATGTCCAGCGACGATGTATTTATGGAATTACAAGACACCTATCGTCATTTCCGATATAGACGGGACCATTACAAA GTCGGATGCTTTAGGCCACGTCCTCAACATGATCGGTCGCGATTGGACCCATGTCGGCGTAGCCAAACTATATACAGATATAGTGAATAATGGATACAACATCATGTACCTAACAAGCCGCTCAACTGGCCAAGCAGACAGCACAAGAACATACCTTAACGGGATCGTTCAGGAGGGCTATAAGCTACCCAAAGGTCCGGTTATCATGAGCCCTGATCGCACTATTGCTGCGCTACGTCGTGAAATCTATTTGCGAAAGCCGGAGGTTTTCAAAATGGCCTGCCTTCGTGACATCTTAAGTCTCTTTAAAGGGCGACAAAATCCATTCTACGCTGGGTTTGGCAACCGCCTTACCGATGCGCTGAGCTATCGATCTGTAAACATCCCGTCTACCAGGATTTTTACCATAAATTCCGATGCGGAGGTTTATTTGGATCTTCTCAGCCTCAATAAATATAGGAGCAGCTATGTCTCCATGAGAGAACTGGTAGATCACTTTTTCCCGCCCGTGAGCCTGCTTATCGAAGAAGGCGCCGAGGACTTTACGGATTTCAGATATTGGAGGGATAGCCCTGGAGATCTCGATGACTTTTCCGTTACGGACAGCGACGAAGATGGCGATGAGCGAGACGAAGACGATAATTTAGAGAGTGAAGATGATGGTAGCGACCAATATGAGTACGAGGATGAGGAGCAAGTTGACGGAATGGCTGAGAGCTATATTTCACGGGATTCTCTCGCTTCTAGTGACATGGCGGAGTCGATTGTGGAGTCAGGTTCTGAGTCCGGAGGTGATCCGGATAGCACAGAGGTCCCGATTCAGAATTTGAATCTTAACAATCGGCGTCATTGA
- a CDS encoding uncharacterized protein (BUSCO:145524at4751~EggNog:ENOG410PH3E~COG:I~BUSCO:3217at33183) produces MQYVRSISGSVSKTWNSINPATLSGAIDVIVIEQEDGTLACSPFHVRFGKFSLLRPYEKKVEFRVNGVKQDYAMKLGEGGEAFFVFETANDVPESLQTSPVVSPAASPKHAPFDGDMSADSEPEFLDLSSSRPSSPRKIDPDPTGAVLRTETDPSILATMSKSLDECQPWLDGSPTPSSEIEAQVHQTRLRAGATADFDAARLSPPPSAFSPEKDSPDSRRSQSPPPVSAQEAYSRAISLSKKLEVSNIPSKVTETGDLMLDMTGYKSSDEDALRAELVARKLLAEELEGNYDIGALIGADEHGNLWIYSSEDAKEAATRRATFNSLPNSHPLAGDAASEPGYHSDSEQTLAMPNQRHHRSQSDAQGGYPTPPQTPAGDAAADDQTRNYAKTLRLTSDQLKALNLKPGANPMSFTVNRATCPATMYLWNYKTPIVISDIDGTITKSDALGHVLNMIGRDWTHVGVAKLYTDIVNNGYNIMYLTSRSTGQADSTRTYLNGIVQEGYKLPKGPVIMSPDRTIAALRREIYLRKPEVFKMACLRDILSLFKGRQNPFYAGFGNRLTDALSYRSVNIPSTRIFTINSDAEVYLDLLSLNKYRSSYVSMRELVDHFFPPVSLLIEEGAEDFTDFRYWRDSPGDLDDFSVTDSDEDGDERDEDDNLESEDDGSDQYEYEDEEQVDGMAESYISRDSLASSDMAESIVESGSESGGDPDSTEVPIQNLNLNNRRH; encoded by the exons ATGCAGTACGTCAGAAGTATCAGCGGTTCGGTCTCAAAGACATGGAACTCAATCAACCCAGCCACTCTCAGTGGAGCTATTGACGTGATCGTTATTGAACAGGAGGATG GAACGCTGGCGTGCTCTCCTTTCCATGTGCGATTCGGCAAATTCTCCCTCCTCCGGCCGTACGAGAAGAAG GTGGAGTTCCGGGTAAACGGCGTCAAACAAGACTATGCAATGAAGCTCGGGGAAGGAGGGGAGGCATTCTTCGTATTCGAGACTGCCAACGATGTCCCCGAATCGCTACAAACGTCGCCTGTTGTGTCACCCGCAGCGAGTCCAAAGCATGCTCCCTTCGACGGAGATATGTCAGCCGACTCCGAGCCCGAATTCCTAGACCTCTCCTCCAGCAGACCGAGTAGCCCGCGAAAGATTGACCCTGACCCTACGGGCGCAGTGTTAAGAACAGAAACTGATCCAT CTATCCTAGCTACGATGTCCAAGTCTCTCGATGAATGCCAGCCATGGTTGGACGGCTCTCCAACGCCATCCTCTGAGATAGAAGCTCAAGTGCATCAGACTCGTCTCAGGGCGGGAGCCACTGCGGATTTCGACGCAGCGCGCCTTTCTCCACCTCCTTCCGCGTTCAGCCCAGAAAAAGACTCCCCCGATTCGCGAAGATCTCAAAGTCCTCCTCCCGTCTCAGCTCAAGAGGCTTATTCTAGAGCTATATCGCTCTCGAAGAAACTTGAAGTTTCGAACATCCCTTCAAAAGTGACCGAAACTGGGGACTTGATGCTTGATATGACAGGATACAAGAGCAGTGATGAGGATGCCTTGCGGGCAGAGTTAGTTGCTCGCAAGCTTCTCGCGGAGGAGCTGGAAGGAAATTATGATATTGGAGCGTTGATAGGCGCTGATGAACATGGAAATCTTTGGATATACAGTAGTGAGGATGCAAAAGAGGCCGCTACTCGTCGCGCAACATTCAACAGTCTTCCGAATAGCCATCCCTTAGCTGGTGACGCAGCGTCAGAACCCGGGTACCATAGCGATAGTGAACAAACTTTGGCAATGCCAAACCAACGGCATCACCGTTCTCAGTCTGACGCACAGGGAGGATATCCAACGCCGCCACAGACACCCGCTGGTGACGCTGCAGCTGACGACCAAACTCGCAATTATGCCAAGACTCTCCGATTGACAAGCGATCAGCTTAAAGCATTGAATCTTAAGCCCGGAGCTAACCCAATGTCATTTACGGTAAATCGGGCCACATGTCCAGCGACGATGTATTTATGGAATTACAAGACACCTATCGTCATTTCCGATATAGACGGGACCATTACAAA GTCGGATGCTTTAGGCCACGTCCTCAACATGATCGGTCGCGATTGGACCCATGTCGGCGTAGCCAAACTATATACAGATATAGTGAATAATGGATACAACATCATGTACCTAACAAGCCGCTCAACTGGCCAAGCAGACAGCACAAGAACATACCTTAACGGGATCGTTCAGGAGGGCTATAAGCTACCCAAAGGTCCGGTTATCATGAGCCCTGATCGCACTATTGCTGCGCTACGTCGTGAAATCTATTTGCGAAAGCCGGAGGTTTTCAAAATGGCCTGCCTTCGTGACATCTTAAGTCTCTTTAAAGGGCGACAAAATCCATTCTACGCTGGGTTTGGCAACCGCCTTACCGATGCGCTGAGCTATCGATCTGTAAACATCCCGTCTACCAGGATTTTTACCATAAATTCCGATGCGGAGGTTTATTTGGATCTTCTCAGCCTCAATAAATATAGGAGCAGCTATGTCTCCATGAGAGAACTGGTAGATCACTTTTTCCCGCCCGTGAGCCTGCTTATCGAAGAAGGCGCCGAGGACTTTACGGATTTCAGATATTGGAGGGATAGCCCTGGAGATCTCGATGACTTTTCCGTTACGGACAGCGACGAAGATGGCGATGAGCGAGACGAAGACGATAATTTAGAGAGTGAAGATGATGGTAGCGACCAATATGAGTACGAGGATGAGGAGCAAGTTGACGGAATGGCTGAGAGCTATATTTCACGGGATTCTCTCGCTTCTAGTGACATGGCGGAGTCGATTGTGGAGTCAGGTTCTGAGTCCGGAGGTGATCCGGATAGCACAGAGGTCCCGATTCAGAATTTGAATCTTAACAATCGGCGTCATTGA
- a CDS encoding uncharacterized protein (EggNog:ENOG410PRXE~COG:S), which yields MESTAGKSHPGSKRRRFQIPITSYFSVSHSDPSTQSESLSHYNYAAPTSSANPALPDKVQSSLLTVGMRVRKAVPEGYQTALKTSRLNVYMTNPVSYNTNSYAELAPYCGGFKIGNLAVQTFPPPAIREDHEIAFGRIDQESVPSSSQESTDSVMPSNPHKRAFGEDDAEDEDQEEDITSLYNPKASNPNTAAYSTSRLPLRTILRPRSGRKTQRFVASSRATMGSLQNKLDQMWGLSGQENRHPMLNIPLSADFEEATFLRRREEVDEDYEMGGV from the coding sequence ATGGAGTCGACCGCTGGAAAAAGTCACCCGGGCTCAAAAAGACGCCGTTTTCAAATCCCAATCACCTCTTACTTCTCTGTATCTCACTCGGATCCTTCCACGCAGTCCGAATCTTTATCTCACTATAACTATGCTGCTCCAACGTCTTCCGCCAATCCTGCTCTTCCGGACAAAGTCCAATCGTCACTCCTGACCGTGGGAATGCGTGTCCGCAAGGCTGTTCCAGAGGGCTACCAGACCGCACTTAAAACATCTAGGTTAAATGTGTATATGACCAATCCTGTTTCCTACAACACGAACTCATACGCCGAGTTGGCACCCTACTGTGGAGGTTTCAAAATCGGTAATTTAGCCGTGCAGACATTTCCTCCGCCTGCTATACGGGAAGATCACGAAATCGCTTTTGGCCGAATAGACCAGGAATCTGTGCCATCGAGTAGCCAGGAGTCCACCGATTCTGTGATGCCATCGAATCCGCATAAACGTGCATTTGGTGAAGACGACGCTGAGGATGAGGATCAGGAAGAGGACATCACTTCGTTGTACAACCCAAAGGCCTCGAACCCAAACACCGCCGCCTACAGTACTTCTCGCTTGCCATTGAGAACAATTCTTCGTCCAAGGTCAGGACGAAAGACGCAGCGATTCGTTGCTAGTTCCAGGGCCACCATGGGCTCTTTGCAAAACAAGCTAGATCAGATGTGGGGGCTATCTGGACAAGAAAATCGACATCCGATGTTAAATATTCCCTTGTCAGCAGACTTCGAAGAAGCAACATTCTTAAGACGGAGAGAAGAAGTCGACGAGGACTACGAAATGGGTGGTGTTTAG
- a CDS encoding uncharacterized protein (EggNog:ENOG410PS85~COG:S), translating into MDAKAYLMSQGWSGPGNPLQSSRRPGGPHAGLGLTKPILVARKKNTHGIGKKTTHDHTNQWWLRGFEEALKGVGDDGSATPTTSASEENRSGMRSELYRFFVRGEGLKGTIGTRVDGGRIINSTSDHGIKRKRDEVGGLENVEDEDVKKKKRKRKETLADDECANIKNINKAKRNKKSKSKDKSQDVSNPADEVESSGSKSKKKKREKSRKEDQSAEASPTSGTTDAEDSVSNGQLSEKDAGKKRKELKKPKKESKRQSEDDRESKSRKKRRKMEADDK; encoded by the coding sequence ATGGATGCGAAGGCCTACCTTATGAGCCAGGGTTGGTCCGGGCCCGGTAATCCACTACAGTCTTCGCGCCGTCCCGGCGGTCCCCATGCTGGCCTGGGTCTTACTAAACCTATCCTCGTTGCCCGAAAGAAGAATACCCACGGTATCGGAAAGAAGACAACACATGACCATACCAACCAATGGTGGTTGAGAGGGTTTGAAGAGGCGCTCAAGGGGGTAGGCGACGATGGGAGTGCGACACCCACGACAAGTGCGAGCGAAGAAAATCGTTCTGGCATGAGGAGTGAACTGTACAGGTTTTTCGTGAGGGGGGAGGGACTGAAGGGTACGATTGGGACGAGGGTCGACGGAGGGCGTATTATCAATTCCACTAGTGATCATGGCATCAAAAGAAAGCGGGACGAGGTCGGAGGGTTAGAAAATGTCGAGGATGAGGACgttaagaagaaaaagaggaagagaaaggagaCACTGGCCGATGATGAGTGCGCAAACATCAAAAATATCAACAAGGCGAAGCGGAATAAGAAGTCGAAATCCAAGGACAAATCGCAGGATGTCTCGAATCCAGCAGACGAAGTAGAATCCTCAGGAAGCAAgtcgaagaagaagaaacggGAAAAAAGCCGGAAAGAAGATCAGTCTGCTGAAGCATCACCGACCTCTGGTACTACCGATGCGGAAGATAGTGTCAGTAACGGCCAATTATCGGAGAAAGATGCGGGAAAAAAACGAAAGGAGCTGAAAAAGCCCAAGAAGGAATCCAAGCGTCAATCAGAGGACGACAGGGAGTCAAAGAGCCGgaaaaagaggaggaaaatGGAAGCAGACGACAAATGA
- the THG1 gene encoding tRNA-His guanylyltransferase (EggNog:ENOG410PGHR~COG:S), which translates to MANSKYEYVKSFERDDVLLPNTWVVIRIDGRGFHKFSARYQFGRPNDVRALNLMNAAAKEVMRDFSDLIVAYGVSDEFSFVFHRNCQLFERRSSKLVSTIVSAFTAYYVHKWPEFFPSMPLEPCCLPTFDGRAVQYPSVRNLRDYMSWRQVDCHINNLYNTTFWNMVLKGGMSNTDAEQELKGTVSSDKNEILFSRFGINYNNEPEMFKKGSVLYRDFELQPIERPQGHQQLSKPREDEGYTEDGEEPSQVSKTQREKQKKLQRKADIAIAYVDIIKDEFWEQRPWILSNRAGRLRGS; encoded by the exons ATGgcaaattcaaa GTATGAATATGTAAAGTCTTTCGAGCGTGATGACGTTCTGTTGCCCAATACGTGGGTTGTCATCCGAATCGATGGACGGGGGTTTCATAA GTTTTCTGCTCGATATCAATTTGGAAGGCCTAATGATGTACGAGCGCTGAACCTGATGAACGCTGCCGCGAAGGAGGTTATGAGAGATTTTTCCGATTTGATCGTCGCATATGGCGTGAGCGATGAGTTTAG TTTTGTCTTCCATCGGAACTGCCAGCTCTTCGAGAGACGAAGTAG CAAGCTTGTTTCTACAATCGTTTCGGCTTTTACAGCGTATTATGTTCATAAATGGCCAGAATTTTTCCCATCAATGCCTCTAGAACCGTGTTGTCTGCCTACATTCGATGGAAGGGCGGTACAGTATCCAAGCGTTCGAAATCTGCGAGACTATATGAGTTGGAGGCAAGTTGATT GTCACATAAATAACCTGTATAATACAACCTTTTGGAATATGGTGCTGAAGGGTGGGATGAGCAATACGGATGCAGAGCAAGAATTAAAA GGAACCGTCTCATCTGATAAAAACGAGATTTTATTTTCAAGGTTCGGCATTAATTATAACAATGAACCAGAGATGTTTAAAAAAGGTAGTGTCTTATATCGGGAT TTCGAACTACAGCCGATTGAAAGACCTCAAGGCCACCAACAACTAAGTAAGCCGAGAGAGGACGAAGGGTATACCGAGGACGGTGAAGAGCCGTCGCAGGTGTCAAAAACCCAACGagagaagcagaaaaagctCCAACGGAAAGCCGACATCGCAATTGCTTATGTGGATATCATTAAGGACGAATTCTGGGAACAGCGTCCGTGGATACTGTCAAATAGGGCGGGAAGACTACGTGGGAGTTGA